In Salvelinus alpinus chromosome 20, SLU_Salpinus.1, whole genome shotgun sequence, a genomic segment contains:
- the LOC139546369 gene encoding serine-rich adhesin for platelets-like isoform X4, whose translation MIGSPIGQCTIGPASPGLGDGLAGLYSSGIICQNSPEFDDLFGFSVEDVLIELKRGNRLICYRCKRKGATVGCEVKRCKKSYHYPCAVRDGAQNFDDHREEKFTLYCQKHNLEIAATNETVSRALSFNGDSDTAMNNNGETSPKLFCLVCERKEESLSLEHMDSGIDKLYCEKHKPQSLQKELKGLDAVAGPSSSHSDSNMSTKRRQKQTPKRRLSCSSTLNCEKDEPQSLQKELKGLDAVAGPSSSHSDSNMSTKRRQKQTPKRRLSCSSTPEVKSSKKSRKGSKSIQDDFSNSDGDVNGIDMELAPLESDLEDGVFSEHRNHAEALTTGCQPEPENRDDSDGDHTVIDSDAESQSLLLPVMLCVASEEPSQDTNISVCSSQPCSAASPGSPVLSGRHGSSLTLGPISSVHSGPLNVTNTPTRTSPPVPPDCCFTPVSSPHSVSNRPPAGPGGLGSPIASGSDSAASRVFWGRCNEAGCTQSIFTTFFSDMVSISNRILSDKASQEDYDLSLRVMEASGKLSQMLSEQEREFKKKQMELQRATAAIRDARSALKR comes from the exons atgatcgggagtcccatagggcagtgcacaattggcccagcatcgcccgggttaggggatggtttggctggg CTGTATTCCTCAGGGATTATTTGCCAGAATTCGCCAGAGTTTGACGACCTGTTTGGTTTCTCTGTGGAAGACGTCCTTATCGAGTTGAAAAGGGGAAACAGACTG ATTTGTTACAGATGTAAGAGGAAGGGTGCCACGGTGGGATGTGAGGTGAAACGCTGTAAGAAGTCCTACCACTACCCCTGCGCTGTGCGAGATGGGGCCCAAAACTTCGATGACCATAGAGAAGAGAAGTTTAC GTTGTACTGTCAGAAGCATAATCTGGAGATAGCAG CAACCAATGAAACAGTGAGTAGAGCTTTGTCTTTCAACGGTGATTCAGACACAGCGATGAACAACAATGGAGAAACGTCACCCAAG TTGTTTTGTCTGGTCtgtgagaggaaagaggaaagccTCAGTCTAGAACACATGGATAGTGGCATTGACAA GTTGTATTGTGAAAAGCATAAACCACAGTCGTTGCAGAAAGAGCTGAAAG GACTTGATGCAGTGGCAGGACCCTCATCGTCCCATAGTGACTCCAACATGTCTACTAAACGACGGCAGAAACAAACACCCAAG AGACGGTTGAGCTGCTCTAGCAC GTTAAATTGTGAAAAGGATGAACCACAGTCATTGCAGAAAGAGCTGAAAG GACTTGATGCAGTGGCAGGACCCTCATCTTCCCATAGTGACTCCAACATGTCTACTAAACGACGGCAGAAACAAACACCCAAG AGACGGTTGAGCTGCTCTAGCAC ACCGGAAGTGAAATCATCAAAAAAGTCCAGAAAGGGAAGCAAGAGTATTCAGGACGATTTCTCAAACTCAG ACGGAGATGTGAATGGAATTGACATGGAGTTAGCCCCTTTGGAGTCTGATCTAGAAGACGGTGTGTTCTCTGAACACAG AAATCATGCTGAGGCTCTCACCACAG GATGTCAGCCAGAACCTGAAAACAGAGACGATAGCGATGGGGACCATACAGTCATAGACTCA GATGCTGAGTCTCAGAGTCTGTTGCTGCCTGTGATGCTGTGTGTGGCGTCTGAAGAACCCTCTCAGGATACAAACATCTCAG tgtgcaGTTCTCAGCCGTGTTCTGCGGCTAGTCCTGGTTCACCTGTCCTCTCTGGTCGACATGGCAGCTCTCTCACACTTGGTCCCATATCATCCGTCCACTCTGGTCCACTCAATGTCACCAACACACCTACTCGTACCAGTCCACCCGTCCCCCCTGATTGCTGTTTCACCCCTGTGTCCTCTCCACACTCTGTCTCCAATCGTCCTCCGGCTGGGCCCGGAGGCCTGGGTTCACCTATTGCTTCTGGCTCTGACTCTGCAGCCAGCAGAGTGTTCTGGGGAAGGTGTAACGAAGCAGGCTGTACACAGTCCATCTTCACCACCTTCTTCTCTGACATGGTCAGCATCTCCAATAGGATCCTGTCGGATAAGGCCAGTCAGGAGG ATTATGATCTCTCTCTGAGAGTGATGGAGGCTTCTGGAAAATTATCACAGATGCTCTCAGAGCAGGAGAGAG agtTTAAGAAGAAGCAAATGGAGTTACAGAGAGCTACGGCAGCCATAAGGGATGCCAGGTCAGCCCTGAAGAGATAG
- the LOC139546369 gene encoding uncharacterized protein isoform X1 — protein sequence MGTDQHGKKVQCVLCQTSEENRTTGPLSTKGSVTAHQNCLLYSSGIICQNSPEFDDLFGFSVEDVLIELKRGNRLICYRCKRKGATVGCEVKRCKKSYHYPCAVRDGAQNFDDHREEKFTLYCQKHNLEIAATNETVSRALSFNGDSDTAMNNNGETSPKLFCLVCERKEESLSLEHMDSGIDKLYCEKHKPQSLQKELKGLDAVAGPSSSHSDSNMSTKRRQKQTPKRRLSCSSTLNCEKDEPQSLQKELKGLDAVAGPSSSHSDSNMSTKRRQKQTPKRRLSCSSTPEVKSSKKSRKGSKSIQDDFSNSDGDVNGIDMELAPLESDLEDGVFSEHRNHAEALTTGCQPEPENRDDSDGDHTVIDSDAESQSLLLPVMLCVASEEPSQDTNISVCSSQPCSAASPGSPVLSGRHGSSLTLGPISSVHSGPLNVTNTPTRTSPPVPPDCCFTPVSSPHSVSNRPPAGPGGLGSPIASGSDSAASRVFWGRCNEAGCTQSIFTTFFSDMVSISNRILSDKASQEDYDLSLRVMEASGKLSQMLSEQEREFKKKQMELQRATAAIRDARSALKR from the exons ATGGGTACCGATCAACATGGTAAGAAAGTCCAATGCGTACTTTGTCAAACGTCCGAGGAAAATCGGACAACTGGACCGCTATCAACGAAAGGTTCTGTCACCGCTCACCAGAACTGCTTG CTGTATTCCTCAGGGATTATTTGCCAGAATTCGCCAGAGTTTGACGACCTGTTTGGTTTCTCTGTGGAAGACGTCCTTATCGAGTTGAAAAGGGGAAACAGACTG ATTTGTTACAGATGTAAGAGGAAGGGTGCCACGGTGGGATGTGAGGTGAAACGCTGTAAGAAGTCCTACCACTACCCCTGCGCTGTGCGAGATGGGGCCCAAAACTTCGATGACCATAGAGAAGAGAAGTTTAC GTTGTACTGTCAGAAGCATAATCTGGAGATAGCAG CAACCAATGAAACAGTGAGTAGAGCTTTGTCTTTCAACGGTGATTCAGACACAGCGATGAACAACAATGGAGAAACGTCACCCAAG TTGTTTTGTCTGGTCtgtgagaggaaagaggaaagccTCAGTCTAGAACACATGGATAGTGGCATTGACAA GTTGTATTGTGAAAAGCATAAACCACAGTCGTTGCAGAAAGAGCTGAAAG GACTTGATGCAGTGGCAGGACCCTCATCGTCCCATAGTGACTCCAACATGTCTACTAAACGACGGCAGAAACAAACACCCAAG AGACGGTTGAGCTGCTCTAGCAC GTTAAATTGTGAAAAGGATGAACCACAGTCATTGCAGAAAGAGCTGAAAG GACTTGATGCAGTGGCAGGACCCTCATCTTCCCATAGTGACTCCAACATGTCTACTAAACGACGGCAGAAACAAACACCCAAG AGACGGTTGAGCTGCTCTAGCAC ACCGGAAGTGAAATCATCAAAAAAGTCCAGAAAGGGAAGCAAGAGTATTCAGGACGATTTCTCAAACTCAG ACGGAGATGTGAATGGAATTGACATGGAGTTAGCCCCTTTGGAGTCTGATCTAGAAGACGGTGTGTTCTCTGAACACAG AAATCATGCTGAGGCTCTCACCACAG GATGTCAGCCAGAACCTGAAAACAGAGACGATAGCGATGGGGACCATACAGTCATAGACTCA GATGCTGAGTCTCAGAGTCTGTTGCTGCCTGTGATGCTGTGTGTGGCGTCTGAAGAACCCTCTCAGGATACAAACATCTCAG tgtgcaGTTCTCAGCCGTGTTCTGCGGCTAGTCCTGGTTCACCTGTCCTCTCTGGTCGACATGGCAGCTCTCTCACACTTGGTCCCATATCATCCGTCCACTCTGGTCCACTCAATGTCACCAACACACCTACTCGTACCAGTCCACCCGTCCCCCCTGATTGCTGTTTCACCCCTGTGTCCTCTCCACACTCTGTCTCCAATCGTCCTCCGGCTGGGCCCGGAGGCCTGGGTTCACCTATTGCTTCTGGCTCTGACTCTGCAGCCAGCAGAGTGTTCTGGGGAAGGTGTAACGAAGCAGGCTGTACACAGTCCATCTTCACCACCTTCTTCTCTGACATGGTCAGCATCTCCAATAGGATCCTGTCGGATAAGGCCAGTCAGGAGG ATTATGATCTCTCTCTGAGAGTGATGGAGGCTTCTGGAAAATTATCACAGATGCTCTCAGAGCAGGAGAGAG agtTTAAGAAGAAGCAAATGGAGTTACAGAGAGCTACGGCAGCCATAAGGGATGCCAGGTCAGCCCTGAAGAGATAG
- the LOC139546369 gene encoding uncharacterized protein isoform X2 yields the protein MGTDQHGKKVQCVLCQTSEENRTTGPLSTKGSVTAHQNCLLYSSGIICQNSPEFDDLFGFSVEDVLIELKRGNRLICYRCKRKGATVGCEVKRCKKSYHYPCAVRDGAQNFDDHREEKFTLYCQKHNLEIAATNETVSRALSFNGDSDTAMNNNGETSPKLFCLVCERKEESLSLEHMDSGIDKLYCEKHKPQSLQKELKGLDAVAGPSSSHSDSNMSTKRRQKQTPKRRLSCSSTLNCEKDEPQSLQKELKGLDAVAGPSSSHSDSNMSTKRRQKQTPKRRLSCSSTPEVKSSKKSRKGSKSIQDDFSNSDGDVNGIDMELAPLESDLEDGVFSEHRNHAEALTTGCQPEPENRDDSDGDHTVIDSSQSLLLPVMLCVASEEPSQDTNISVCSSQPCSAASPGSPVLSGRHGSSLTLGPISSVHSGPLNVTNTPTRTSPPVPPDCCFTPVSSPHSVSNRPPAGPGGLGSPIASGSDSAASRVFWGRCNEAGCTQSIFTTFFSDMVSISNRILSDKASQEDYDLSLRVMEASGKLSQMLSEQEREFKKKQMELQRATAAIRDARSALKR from the exons ATGGGTACCGATCAACATGGTAAGAAAGTCCAATGCGTACTTTGTCAAACGTCCGAGGAAAATCGGACAACTGGACCGCTATCAACGAAAGGTTCTGTCACCGCTCACCAGAACTGCTTG CTGTATTCCTCAGGGATTATTTGCCAGAATTCGCCAGAGTTTGACGACCTGTTTGGTTTCTCTGTGGAAGACGTCCTTATCGAGTTGAAAAGGGGAAACAGACTG ATTTGTTACAGATGTAAGAGGAAGGGTGCCACGGTGGGATGTGAGGTGAAACGCTGTAAGAAGTCCTACCACTACCCCTGCGCTGTGCGAGATGGGGCCCAAAACTTCGATGACCATAGAGAAGAGAAGTTTAC GTTGTACTGTCAGAAGCATAATCTGGAGATAGCAG CAACCAATGAAACAGTGAGTAGAGCTTTGTCTTTCAACGGTGATTCAGACACAGCGATGAACAACAATGGAGAAACGTCACCCAAG TTGTTTTGTCTGGTCtgtgagaggaaagaggaaagccTCAGTCTAGAACACATGGATAGTGGCATTGACAA GTTGTATTGTGAAAAGCATAAACCACAGTCGTTGCAGAAAGAGCTGAAAG GACTTGATGCAGTGGCAGGACCCTCATCGTCCCATAGTGACTCCAACATGTCTACTAAACGACGGCAGAAACAAACACCCAAG AGACGGTTGAGCTGCTCTAGCAC GTTAAATTGTGAAAAGGATGAACCACAGTCATTGCAGAAAGAGCTGAAAG GACTTGATGCAGTGGCAGGACCCTCATCTTCCCATAGTGACTCCAACATGTCTACTAAACGACGGCAGAAACAAACACCCAAG AGACGGTTGAGCTGCTCTAGCAC ACCGGAAGTGAAATCATCAAAAAAGTCCAGAAAGGGAAGCAAGAGTATTCAGGACGATTTCTCAAACTCAG ACGGAGATGTGAATGGAATTGACATGGAGTTAGCCCCTTTGGAGTCTGATCTAGAAGACGGTGTGTTCTCTGAACACAG AAATCATGCTGAGGCTCTCACCACAG GATGTCAGCCAGAACCTGAAAACAGAGACGATAGCGATGGGGACCATACAGTCATAGACTCA TCTCAGAGTCTGTTGCTGCCTGTGATGCTGTGTGTGGCGTCTGAAGAACCCTCTCAGGATACAAACATCTCAG tgtgcaGTTCTCAGCCGTGTTCTGCGGCTAGTCCTGGTTCACCTGTCCTCTCTGGTCGACATGGCAGCTCTCTCACACTTGGTCCCATATCATCCGTCCACTCTGGTCCACTCAATGTCACCAACACACCTACTCGTACCAGTCCACCCGTCCCCCCTGATTGCTGTTTCACCCCTGTGTCCTCTCCACACTCTGTCTCCAATCGTCCTCCGGCTGGGCCCGGAGGCCTGGGTTCACCTATTGCTTCTGGCTCTGACTCTGCAGCCAGCAGAGTGTTCTGGGGAAGGTGTAACGAAGCAGGCTGTACACAGTCCATCTTCACCACCTTCTTCTCTGACATGGTCAGCATCTCCAATAGGATCCTGTCGGATAAGGCCAGTCAGGAGG ATTATGATCTCTCTCTGAGAGTGATGGAGGCTTCTGGAAAATTATCACAGATGCTCTCAGAGCAGGAGAGAG agtTTAAGAAGAAGCAAATGGAGTTACAGAGAGCTACGGCAGCCATAAGGGATGCCAGGTCAGCCCTGAAGAGATAG
- the LOC139546369 gene encoding uncharacterized protein isoform X3, with amino-acid sequence MGTDQHGKKVQCVLCQTSEENRTTGPLSTKGSVTAHQNCLLYSSGIICQNSPEFDDLFGFSVEDVLIELKRGNRLICYRCKRKGATVGCEVKRCKKSYHYPCAVRDGAQNFDDHREEKFTLYCQKHNLEIAATNETVSRALSFNGDSDTAMNNNGETSPKLFCLVCERKEESLSLEHMDSGIDKLYCEKHKPQSLQKELKGLDAVAGPSSSHSDSNMSTKRRQKQTPKRRLSCSSTLNCEKDEPQSLQKELKGLDAVAGPSSSHSDSNMSTKRRQKQTPKRRLSCSSTPEVKSSKKSRKGSKSIQDDFSNSDGDVNGIDMELAPLESDLEDGVFSEHRNHAEALTTGCQPEPENRDDSDGDHTVIDSSLLLPVMLCVASEEPSQDTNISVCSSQPCSAASPGSPVLSGRHGSSLTLGPISSVHSGPLNVTNTPTRTSPPVPPDCCFTPVSSPHSVSNRPPAGPGGLGSPIASGSDSAASRVFWGRCNEAGCTQSIFTTFFSDMVSISNRILSDKASQEDYDLSLRVMEASGKLSQMLSEQEREFKKKQMELQRATAAIRDARSALKR; translated from the exons ATGGGTACCGATCAACATGGTAAGAAAGTCCAATGCGTACTTTGTCAAACGTCCGAGGAAAATCGGACAACTGGACCGCTATCAACGAAAGGTTCTGTCACCGCTCACCAGAACTGCTTG CTGTATTCCTCAGGGATTATTTGCCAGAATTCGCCAGAGTTTGACGACCTGTTTGGTTTCTCTGTGGAAGACGTCCTTATCGAGTTGAAAAGGGGAAACAGACTG ATTTGTTACAGATGTAAGAGGAAGGGTGCCACGGTGGGATGTGAGGTGAAACGCTGTAAGAAGTCCTACCACTACCCCTGCGCTGTGCGAGATGGGGCCCAAAACTTCGATGACCATAGAGAAGAGAAGTTTAC GTTGTACTGTCAGAAGCATAATCTGGAGATAGCAG CAACCAATGAAACAGTGAGTAGAGCTTTGTCTTTCAACGGTGATTCAGACACAGCGATGAACAACAATGGAGAAACGTCACCCAAG TTGTTTTGTCTGGTCtgtgagaggaaagaggaaagccTCAGTCTAGAACACATGGATAGTGGCATTGACAA GTTGTATTGTGAAAAGCATAAACCACAGTCGTTGCAGAAAGAGCTGAAAG GACTTGATGCAGTGGCAGGACCCTCATCGTCCCATAGTGACTCCAACATGTCTACTAAACGACGGCAGAAACAAACACCCAAG AGACGGTTGAGCTGCTCTAGCAC GTTAAATTGTGAAAAGGATGAACCACAGTCATTGCAGAAAGAGCTGAAAG GACTTGATGCAGTGGCAGGACCCTCATCTTCCCATAGTGACTCCAACATGTCTACTAAACGACGGCAGAAACAAACACCCAAG AGACGGTTGAGCTGCTCTAGCAC ACCGGAAGTGAAATCATCAAAAAAGTCCAGAAAGGGAAGCAAGAGTATTCAGGACGATTTCTCAAACTCAG ACGGAGATGTGAATGGAATTGACATGGAGTTAGCCCCTTTGGAGTCTGATCTAGAAGACGGTGTGTTCTCTGAACACAG AAATCATGCTGAGGCTCTCACCACAG GATGTCAGCCAGAACCTGAAAACAGAGACGATAGCGATGGGGACCATACAGTCATAGACTCA AGTCTGTTGCTGCCTGTGATGCTGTGTGTGGCGTCTGAAGAACCCTCTCAGGATACAAACATCTCAG tgtgcaGTTCTCAGCCGTGTTCTGCGGCTAGTCCTGGTTCACCTGTCCTCTCTGGTCGACATGGCAGCTCTCTCACACTTGGTCCCATATCATCCGTCCACTCTGGTCCACTCAATGTCACCAACACACCTACTCGTACCAGTCCACCCGTCCCCCCTGATTGCTGTTTCACCCCTGTGTCCTCTCCACACTCTGTCTCCAATCGTCCTCCGGCTGGGCCCGGAGGCCTGGGTTCACCTATTGCTTCTGGCTCTGACTCTGCAGCCAGCAGAGTGTTCTGGGGAAGGTGTAACGAAGCAGGCTGTACACAGTCCATCTTCACCACCTTCTTCTCTGACATGGTCAGCATCTCCAATAGGATCCTGTCGGATAAGGCCAGTCAGGAGG ATTATGATCTCTCTCTGAGAGTGATGGAGGCTTCTGGAAAATTATCACAGATGCTCTCAGAGCAGGAGAGAG agtTTAAGAAGAAGCAAATGGAGTTACAGAGAGCTACGGCAGCCATAAGGGATGCCAGGTCAGCCCTGAAGAGATAG
- the LOC139546369 gene encoding uncharacterized protein isoform X5: MGTDQHGKKVQCVLCQTSEENRTTGPLSTKGSVTAHQNCLLYSSGIICQNSPEFDDLFGFSVEDVLIELKRGNRLICYRCKRKGATVGCEVKRCKKSYHYPCAVRDGAQNFDDHREEKFTLYCQKHNLEIAATNETVSRALSFNGDSDTAMNNNGETSPKLFCLVCERKEESLSLEHMDSGIDKLYCEKHKPQSLQKELKGLDAVAGPSSSHSDSNMSTKRRQKQTPKRRLSCSSTPEVKSSKKSRKGSKSIQDDFSNSDGDVNGIDMELAPLESDLEDGVFSEHRNHAEALTTGCQPEPENRDDSDGDHTVIDSDAESQSLLLPVMLCVASEEPSQDTNISVCSSQPCSAASPGSPVLSGRHGSSLTLGPISSVHSGPLNVTNTPTRTSPPVPPDCCFTPVSSPHSVSNRPPAGPGGLGSPIASGSDSAASRVFWGRCNEAGCTQSIFTTFFSDMVSISNRILSDKASQEDYDLSLRVMEASGKLSQMLSEQEREFKKKQMELQRATAAIRDARSALKR, translated from the exons ATGGGTACCGATCAACATGGTAAGAAAGTCCAATGCGTACTTTGTCAAACGTCCGAGGAAAATCGGACAACTGGACCGCTATCAACGAAAGGTTCTGTCACCGCTCACCAGAACTGCTTG CTGTATTCCTCAGGGATTATTTGCCAGAATTCGCCAGAGTTTGACGACCTGTTTGGTTTCTCTGTGGAAGACGTCCTTATCGAGTTGAAAAGGGGAAACAGACTG ATTTGTTACAGATGTAAGAGGAAGGGTGCCACGGTGGGATGTGAGGTGAAACGCTGTAAGAAGTCCTACCACTACCCCTGCGCTGTGCGAGATGGGGCCCAAAACTTCGATGACCATAGAGAAGAGAAGTTTAC GTTGTACTGTCAGAAGCATAATCTGGAGATAGCAG CAACCAATGAAACAGTGAGTAGAGCTTTGTCTTTCAACGGTGATTCAGACACAGCGATGAACAACAATGGAGAAACGTCACCCAAG TTGTTTTGTCTGGTCtgtgagaggaaagaggaaagccTCAGTCTAGAACACATGGATAGTGGCATTGACAA GTTGTATTGTGAAAAGCATAAACCACAGTCGTTGCAGAAAGAGCTGAAAG GACTTGATGCAGTGGCAGGACCCTCATCTTCCCATAGTGACTCCAACATGTCTACTAAACGACGGCAGAAACAAACACCCAAG AGACGGTTGAGCTGCTCTAGCAC ACCGGAAGTGAAATCATCAAAAAAGTCCAGAAAGGGAAGCAAGAGTATTCAGGACGATTTCTCAAACTCAG ACGGAGATGTGAATGGAATTGACATGGAGTTAGCCCCTTTGGAGTCTGATCTAGAAGACGGTGTGTTCTCTGAACACAG AAATCATGCTGAGGCTCTCACCACAG GATGTCAGCCAGAACCTGAAAACAGAGACGATAGCGATGGGGACCATACAGTCATAGACTCA GATGCTGAGTCTCAGAGTCTGTTGCTGCCTGTGATGCTGTGTGTGGCGTCTGAAGAACCCTCTCAGGATACAAACATCTCAG tgtgcaGTTCTCAGCCGTGTTCTGCGGCTAGTCCTGGTTCACCTGTCCTCTCTGGTCGACATGGCAGCTCTCTCACACTTGGTCCCATATCATCCGTCCACTCTGGTCCACTCAATGTCACCAACACACCTACTCGTACCAGTCCACCCGTCCCCCCTGATTGCTGTTTCACCCCTGTGTCCTCTCCACACTCTGTCTCCAATCGTCCTCCGGCTGGGCCCGGAGGCCTGGGTTCACCTATTGCTTCTGGCTCTGACTCTGCAGCCAGCAGAGTGTTCTGGGGAAGGTGTAACGAAGCAGGCTGTACACAGTCCATCTTCACCACCTTCTTCTCTGACATGGTCAGCATCTCCAATAGGATCCTGTCGGATAAGGCCAGTCAGGAGG ATTATGATCTCTCTCTGAGAGTGATGGAGGCTTCTGGAAAATTATCACAGATGCTCTCAGAGCAGGAGAGAG agtTTAAGAAGAAGCAAATGGAGTTACAGAGAGCTACGGCAGCCATAAGGGATGCCAGGTCAGCCCTGAAGAGATAG